A genomic segment from Microcella flavibacter encodes:
- a CDS encoding peptide chain release factor 3, with the protein MSAMTSTVAEHAARRRTVAVISHPDAGKSTLTEALLLHARAITEAGAVHGKRGRQGTVSDWMSMEKERGISISSAAIQFAYGDTIINLVDTPGHSDFSEDTYRVLSAVDAAIMLVDAAKGLETQTMKLFEVCRRRGIPIITMINKWDRPGRAALDLMDEIRDRTGMLPTPLTWPVGDPGHFEGLLDVPSGRMLRFTRSDGGARVAEWQTLEPAEAEASSGAAWVSARDEAELLGLDGYRHDPETFQLGITTPVIFGAAVHNIGVHSLLEILADEAPAAMPRVDVDGEARPVDAEFSAYVFKVQSGLDTAHRDRIAFIRVCSGRFERGMTVTHARTGRPFATKYAHQLFGQDREVVDEAFPGDIVGLVNATMLRPGDTLHSGPGVQFPALPVFTPEHFRLVRAVDVSKHKQFRSGLESLDQEGVVQVLRSTRRGDQSPVLGAVGPLQFEVFADRMQHDFNAPVRFEPLPYEAVMRTDEASAEALDRQRECEVVRRADGVLLALLSTPWRAKMIARTDPDLTLEPLDDGAAALV; encoded by the coding sequence ATGAGCGCGATGACCAGCACCGTCGCCGAGCACGCCGCCCGCCGCCGCACCGTCGCCGTCATCTCGCACCCCGACGCGGGCAAGTCGACCCTCACCGAGGCGCTGCTGCTGCACGCCCGGGCGATCACCGAGGCCGGGGCCGTGCACGGCAAGCGCGGCCGCCAGGGCACCGTGTCCGACTGGATGTCGATGGAGAAGGAGCGCGGCATCTCGATCAGCAGCGCCGCCATCCAGTTCGCCTACGGCGACACGATCATCAACCTCGTCGACACCCCCGGTCACTCCGACTTCTCGGAGGACACCTACCGCGTGCTCTCCGCGGTGGATGCCGCCATCATGCTCGTCGACGCCGCCAAGGGTCTCGAGACGCAGACGATGAAGCTGTTCGAGGTCTGCCGTCGGCGGGGCATCCCGATCATCACGATGATCAACAAGTGGGATCGCCCCGGCCGCGCCGCCCTCGACCTCATGGACGAGATCCGGGACCGCACGGGCATGCTGCCGACGCCGCTGACGTGGCCGGTGGGCGACCCGGGGCACTTCGAGGGCCTGCTCGACGTTCCGAGCGGCAGGATGCTGCGCTTCACCCGCTCGGACGGCGGCGCCCGCGTGGCCGAGTGGCAGACGCTCGAGCCGGCGGAGGCGGAGGCCTCGAGCGGCGCCGCCTGGGTCAGTGCGCGGGATGAGGCCGAGCTGCTCGGCCTCGACGGCTACCGCCACGACCCCGAGACCTTCCAGCTCGGCATCACGACCCCGGTGATCTTCGGCGCCGCTGTGCACAACATCGGCGTGCACTCGCTGCTCGAGATCCTCGCCGACGAGGCGCCCGCGGCGATGCCGCGCGTCGACGTCGACGGCGAGGCCCGCCCGGTCGACGCCGAGTTCTCGGCCTACGTCTTCAAGGTGCAGTCGGGGCTCGACACCGCGCACCGCGACCGCATCGCCTTCATCCGCGTCTGCTCGGGCCGCTTCGAGCGGGGCATGACGGTGACGCACGCGCGCACCGGCCGCCCCTTCGCCACGAAGTACGCGCACCAGCTCTTCGGCCAGGACCGCGAGGTCGTCGACGAGGCGTTCCCGGGCGACATCGTCGGCCTCGTCAACGCCACGATGCTGCGCCCCGGCGACACGCTGCACTCCGGGCCCGGCGTGCAGTTCCCCGCCCTGCCGGTCTTCACGCCCGAGCACTTCCGGCTCGTGCGCGCGGTCGACGTCTCGAAGCACAAGCAGTTCCGCTCCGGCCTCGAGTCGCTCGACCAGGAGGGCGTGGTGCAGGTGCTGCGCTCGACCCGCCGCGGCGACCAGAGCCCCGTGCTCGGCGCGGTCGGCCCGCTGCAGTTCGAGGTCTTCGCCGACCGCATGCAGCACGACTTCAACGCGCCGGTGCGGTTCGAGCCGCTGCCCTACGAGGCCGTGATGCGCACCGACGAGGCCTCGGCCGAGGCCCTCGACCGCCAGCGCGAGTGCGAGGTCGTGCGCCGCGCCGACGGCGTGCTGCTCGCCCTGCTCAGCACCCCGTGGCGCGCCAAGATGATCGCCCGCACCGACCCCGACCTCACGCTCGAGCCGCTCGACGACGGCGCCGCGGCGCTGGTGTGA
- the recQ gene encoding DNA helicase RecQ, which translates to MTATAAPTPQQVLEQVFGYPAFRGEQQQIIDHVVGGGDALVLMPTGGGKSLCYQIPALVRRGVGVVISPLIALMKDQVDALDAVGVRAVFLNSTQGPDERREVERALLAGEVDMLYMAPERVTVPSTADLLDRLDVALFAIDEAHCVSQWGHDFRPDYLALSMLHERWPTVPRIALTATATAATAREIEQRLQLGEARRFTASFDRPNIQYRIEPKNQPVQQLLQLIRTEHPGDAGIVYCLSRASVEKTAQQLADHGIAALPYHAGLDARVRANHQSRFLREEGIVMVATIAFGMGIDKPDVRFVAHLDLPKSVEGYYQETGRAGRDGLPSTAWLAYGLQDVVQQRQMIDRSEGDGAHKRRMSQLLDAMLALCETVECRRVQLLAYFGQQSERCGNCDTCLAPPESWDGTIPAQKLLSTVVRLERERRQRYGAGQIIDILLGKRTPRVEQLGHADLATFGIGSDLSDQDWRGVVRQLLAQGLLAVHGDGYGTLVITEASAEVLGGQREVRLRREVARPTRSSKRSAPSDLPADAAPLFERLRAWRAATARALGAPAYIVFGDATLRGVALTTPSTLDELGQISGVGARKLEQFGESVLAVVRGEDPPIAEPAEPGDDTAPARSSATASSGASRASGARSSGRTASRAPSRSRAAGAAPAFAEAPPFDDVPPDTVPYDDAPPYDEFDAPPPDDRY; encoded by the coding sequence ATGACCGCGACGGCCGCCCCCACCCCCCAGCAGGTGCTCGAGCAGGTCTTCGGCTACCCGGCCTTCCGCGGCGAGCAGCAGCAGATCATCGACCACGTGGTCGGCGGCGGCGACGCCCTCGTGCTCATGCCCACGGGCGGCGGCAAGAGCCTCTGCTATCAGATCCCGGCCCTCGTGCGCCGGGGCGTCGGCGTCGTCATCTCGCCGCTCATCGCCCTGATGAAGGATCAGGTGGATGCCCTCGACGCCGTCGGCGTGCGCGCGGTGTTCCTCAACTCCACGCAGGGGCCCGACGAGCGGCGCGAGGTCGAGCGGGCGCTGCTCGCCGGCGAGGTCGACATGCTCTACATGGCGCCCGAGCGCGTGACGGTGCCCTCGACGGCCGACCTCCTCGACCGGCTCGACGTCGCCCTCTTCGCGATCGACGAGGCGCACTGCGTCTCGCAGTGGGGCCACGACTTCCGCCCCGACTACCTCGCACTGTCGATGCTGCACGAGCGCTGGCCGACGGTGCCGCGCATCGCCCTGACCGCCACGGCGACGGCGGCGACGGCGCGCGAGATCGAGCAGCGCCTGCAGCTGGGCGAGGCGCGGCGCTTCACGGCCTCGTTCGACCGGCCGAACATCCAGTACCGCATCGAGCCGAAGAACCAGCCCGTGCAGCAGCTGCTGCAGCTCATCCGCACCGAGCACCCCGGCGACGCCGGCATCGTCTACTGCCTGTCGCGCGCGAGCGTCGAGAAGACCGCGCAGCAGCTCGCCGACCACGGCATCGCCGCCCTGCCGTACCACGCGGGTCTCGACGCCCGGGTGCGCGCGAACCACCAGTCGCGCTTCCTGCGCGAGGAGGGCATCGTCATGGTCGCGACGATCGCCTTCGGCATGGGCATCGACAAGCCCGACGTGCGCTTCGTCGCCCACCTCGACCTGCCGAAGAGCGTCGAGGGCTACTACCAAGAGACGGGGCGTGCCGGCCGCGACGGCCTGCCCTCGACCGCCTGGCTCGCCTACGGCCTGCAAGACGTGGTGCAGCAGCGCCAGATGATCGACCGCAGCGAGGGCGACGGCGCCCACAAGCGGCGCATGAGCCAGCTGCTGGATGCGATGCTCGCGCTCTGCGAGACGGTCGAGTGCCGGCGCGTGCAGCTGCTGGCGTACTTCGGCCAGCAGTCCGAGCGCTGCGGCAACTGCGACACGTGCCTCGCGCCGCCCGAGTCGTGGGACGGCACGATCCCCGCGCAGAAGCTGCTCTCGACGGTCGTCCGGCTCGAGCGGGAGCGCCGCCAGCGCTACGGCGCCGGCCAGATCATCGACATCCTGCTCGGCAAGCGCACGCCGCGCGTCGAGCAGCTCGGCCACGCCGATCTCGCCACCTTCGGCATCGGCAGCGACCTGAGCGACCAGGACTGGCGCGGCGTCGTGCGGCAGCTGCTCGCCCAGGGCCTGCTCGCCGTCCACGGCGACGGCTACGGCACCCTCGTCATCACCGAGGCGAGCGCCGAGGTGCTCGGGGGTCAGCGCGAGGTGCGCCTGCGCCGCGAGGTCGCGCGCCCCACCCGGTCGTCGAAGCGGTCGGCCCCGAGCGACCTGCCGGCGGATGCCGCTCCGCTGTTCGAGCGCCTGCGGGCGTGGCGCGCCGCCACCGCCCGGGCCCTCGGCGCGCCGGCGTACATCGTCTTCGGCGACGCCACCCTGCGCGGGGTCGCCCTCACCACCCCGTCCACGCTCGACGAGCTCGGCCAGATCAGCGGGGTGGGCGCGCGCAAGCTGGAGCAGTTCGGCGAGTCGGTGCTCGCCGTCGTCCGCGGCGAGGACCCGCCGATCGCCGAGCCGGCCGAGCCGGGCGACGACACCGCACCCGCGCGGTCGAGCGCGACCGCCTCGAGCGGCGCGAGCCGGGCATCCGGCGCCCGATCGTCGGGGCGCACCGCCTCGCGCGCGCCGTCCCGATCGCGAGCCGCCGGCGCCGCACCCGCCTTCGCGGAGGCGCCGCCGTTCGATGATGTGCCGCCGGACACGGTGCCGTACGACGACGCCCCGCCGTACGACGAGTTCGACGCGCCCCCGCCCGACGACCGGTACTGA
- the epsC gene encoding serine O-acetyltransferase EpsC: protein MSVRDDIRTARLRDPAARSGLEVFLTSSGLHAIWWHRIAHRLWNAGAKLLARLISQWSKFLTGIEIHPGATIGKRFFIDHGTGVVIGETAEIGDDVMLYHGVTLGGRSLEKGKRHPTVEDGVLIGAGATVLGPITIGARSQIGALALVVRDVPADSVATGIPAVNRPLRPEAAPGADGFWIDPAIHI, encoded by the coding sequence GTGTCCGTCCGCGACGACATCCGCACGGCGCGCCTGCGCGACCCGGCCGCCCGGTCGGGGCTCGAGGTCTTCCTCACCTCGTCGGGGCTGCACGCGATCTGGTGGCACCGCATCGCGCACCGGCTGTGGAACGCCGGCGCGAAGCTGCTCGCGCGCCTGATCTCGCAGTGGTCGAAGTTCCTCACCGGCATCGAGATCCACCCCGGGGCGACGATCGGCAAGCGCTTCTTCATCGACCACGGCACCGGCGTCGTCATCGGCGAGACGGCCGAGATCGGCGACGACGTCATGCTGTACCACGGCGTGACGCTCGGCGGCCGCTCGCTCGAGAAGGGCAAGCGGCACCCGACCGTCGAGGACGGCGTGCTGATCGGCGCCGGGGCGACGGTGCTCGGCCCCATCACGATCGGAGCGCGCTCGCAGATCGGCGCCCTCGCCCTGGTGGTGCGGGATGTGCCCGCCGACTCCGTCGCGACGGGCATCCCCGCCGTCAACCGCCCGTTGCGCCCCGAGGCGGCACCCGGGGCCGACGGGTTCTGGATCGACCCCGCCATCCACATCTGA
- the cysK gene encoding cysteine synthase A has protein sequence MARIHSDITEVFGNTPLVRLNKVTDGAGATVLAKLEFYNPSASVKDRLGVAIIDAAVASGALKPGGTIVEGTSGNTGIALAMIGAARGFNVVLTMPETMSEERKMLLKAYGATLVLTPGGEGMKGAVGKAEQIVAETPGAVLAKQFENEANAEIHRRTTGPEVWNDTDGAVDVFVSGIGTGGTLTGTGQYLKQRKPGVIVVGVEPEESPILNGGAPGPHKIAGIGANFVPGVLDREIYDEIIDVNIGQSVAMARRMAAEEGILAGISSGATVHAAVELAKRPEMAGKTIVVIVASYGERYLSSVLYEDLRS, from the coding sequence ATGGCCCGCATCCACTCCGACATCACCGAGGTGTTCGGCAACACGCCCCTCGTGCGCCTCAACAAGGTCACCGACGGCGCCGGCGCCACGGTGCTCGCGAAGCTCGAGTTCTACAACCCCTCGGCCAGCGTCAAGGACCGCCTCGGCGTCGCCATCATCGACGCCGCCGTCGCCAGCGGGGCGCTGAAGCCCGGCGGCACGATCGTCGAGGGCACGAGCGGCAACACGGGCATCGCACTCGCCATGATCGGCGCGGCGCGCGGCTTCAACGTCGTGCTGACGATGCCCGAGACCATGAGCGAGGAGCGCAAGATGCTGCTCAAGGCGTACGGCGCGACGCTCGTGCTCACGCCGGGCGGCGAGGGCATGAAGGGCGCCGTCGGCAAGGCCGAGCAGATCGTCGCCGAGACCCCGGGCGCCGTGCTCGCCAAGCAGTTCGAGAACGAGGCGAACGCCGAGATCCACCGCCGCACCACCGGCCCCGAGGTCTGGAACGACACCGACGGCGCCGTCGACGTCTTCGTCTCGGGCATCGGCACGGGCGGCACCCTCACCGGCACCGGCCAGTACCTCAAGCAGCGGAAGCCCGGCGTGATCGTCGTCGGCGTCGAGCCGGAGGAGAGCCCCATCCTCAACGGCGGCGCCCCCGGCCCGCACAAGATCGCCGGCATCGGCGCCAACTTCGTCCCCGGCGTGCTCGACCGCGAGATCTACGACGAGATCATCGACGTCAACATCGGCCAGTCGGTCGCGATGGCGCGCCGCATGGCCGCAGAGGAGGGCATCCTCGCCGGCATCTCGTCCGGCGCGACCGTGCACGCCGCCGTCGAGCTCGCGAAGCGCCCCGAGATGGCCGGCAAGACGATCGTCGTGATCGTGGCCAGCTACGGCGAGCGCTACCTCTCGAGCGTGCTGTACGAAGACCTGCGCTCGTAG
- the ypfJ gene encoding KPN_02809 family neutral zinc metallopeptidase, translating into MTFRDDADISSSRLRRRGRGRTTAIAGGGGIVGLIAVFLIAQFTGVDVSGLLGGGAAPGPQDEGTSLEECATGVDANASVDCRIAGAVVSLDDFWAESAGAIGVEYRAPEAYLFEGAVSTGCGDATSAVGPFYCPADEGVYLDTGFYDDLRTRFGAEGGPLAEMYVVAHEWGHHMQQLTGVLASAERGESGPQSDAVRVELQADCWGGAWAAAASSTDDSEGQPLLELITDEQVAQALDAAASIGDDRIQEQTSGQVSPESWTHGSSEQRQAWFRAGFEGGVTACDTFAAETV; encoded by the coding sequence ATGACCTTCCGCGACGACGCCGATATCTCCTCCAGCCGGCTGCGCCGCCGCGGCCGCGGCCGCACCACCGCGATCGCGGGCGGCGGCGGCATCGTCGGCCTCATCGCGGTGTTCCTCATCGCGCAGTTCACGGGCGTCGACGTCAGCGGCCTCCTCGGCGGCGGCGCGGCCCCCGGTCCGCAGGACGAGGGCACCTCGCTCGAGGAGTGCGCCACGGGCGTCGACGCGAACGCGAGCGTCGACTGCCGCATCGCGGGCGCCGTCGTCTCGCTCGACGACTTCTGGGCCGAATCCGCCGGCGCCATCGGCGTCGAGTACCGCGCGCCCGAGGCCTACCTCTTCGAGGGCGCCGTCAGCACCGGCTGCGGCGACGCGACGAGCGCCGTCGGCCCCTTCTACTGCCCCGCGGACGAGGGCGTCTACCTCGACACCGGCTTCTACGACGACCTGCGCACGCGGTTCGGCGCCGAGGGCGGCCCGCTCGCCGAGATGTACGTCGTGGCGCACGAGTGGGGCCACCACATGCAGCAGCTGACGGGCGTGCTCGCCTCGGCCGAGCGCGGGGAGTCGGGCCCGCAGTCCGACGCCGTGCGCGTCGAGCTGCAGGCCGACTGCTGGGGCGGGGCATGGGCGGCCGCGGCCTCCTCCACGGACGACTCCGAGGGGCAGCCGCTGCTCGAGCTGATCACCGACGAGCAGGTCGCGCAGGCGCTCGACGCCGCCGCCTCCATCGGCGACGACCGCATCCAGGAGCAGACGAGCGGGCAGGTGAGCCCCGAGAGCTGGACCCACGGCTCCAGCGAGCAGCGGCAGGCGTGGTTCCGCGCGGGCTTCGAGGGCGGCGTGACGGCGTGCGACACGTTCGCCGCCGAGACCGTCTGA